The region ACAATCGTTCGCTGGAAAATAGCAAATATAGGTAGATACTTATTAAGAGAAATGGGATTAGAAGAATAAAGCTAGATAGAAAATTTGGTAGATTCTTTTATATAATATGACAATAAGGGGCAGAGTATTACGTTAATGGACAAGATATATTAAGGCTACAATAGGATAATTATCAAGATGTTTTGCTAAAATGTTAAAAATACCGTAAATATTTCGTAAAAAATAGGATAGAATGTCTATGAAAATCGTAGAAAAATAGAATGATTTGATGATTTGAACAATAATTGATAAAAACTAAGAAAATAACTGGTAAATATATTCACAACTACGTAATAAAATGTTATAATGGAAATATAAAACAGCAAGGGGTGGTGGTATGATAAAAAAAGGAATAATCGTAATGCTATTAGCTGGTGGACAAGCAATTGCATTAATTATCGAGTAGTTACGGTGGGTGTATTAAAACCTCTATATTACAAGACCAATATGGATTTCTTAAATATAGACATAAGGGACTACTTTTTTAAACGGTATCCGGATGTGTATTCTAAGATTGATGACTTACCACCAGCTAATATAACGCTTCGTCGGTAGTTATGAATAGCTTAGTTTCCAGCGGATGTATTTATAAATGGCATGGAGTGTATATACACACTCGAAGAATCCGTGCTATTTAAAAAGGTATATGTAGGAAACAACTGCACCATAAAGAACTCCATAGTTCTTAATGATGTACATATTGGTGACAATACTTACATTGAGAATTGTATTGTTGAGAGTCGTGACACGATTCAGGCGAACACGACTCATGTCGGAGAAGAAGGAAATGTTAAGATTGTCATTGAAAAAAATGACCGTTATGTATTATAGAAAGCATTTATGGTCAATGACAAAAGAATGAGTGCTAAAGGGGGATGCTGTATGCAGATCACGGATGTAAGAGTACGTAGGGTTAGTAAGGAAGGTAAGATGAAGGCAGTGGTTTCAATTACCTTAGACAATGAATTTGTAGTACATGACATCAAGGTAATTGAAGGAGAGAAGGGGCTCTTCATTGCAATGCCTAGTCGAAAAGCTGGAGACGGGGAGTATCGGGACATCGCGCATCCGATTAACTCTATCACTAGAGATAAGATTCAGAGTATTATACTAGAAAAATACGAACTCGCTGCTTTGGAAGGTAATATAGAAGAGGCAGAATAGATTAACTTAGCTAAGGAGCTAAATTAAAACTGTTTAAAAAAGTTATTCATGTCCCAAAATACAGCTGCCAAAGAAAATGGCAGCTGTATTTTTAGGCTATGGCCTGATGCCTTTCGGTATTCTGGGTAGCTGTAATAAAAGGAAAAAATAAAATATTTTTGGGAATTAAAACCTATGAAAACTTATGAAAACTTATTGAAACTTTTTGGAGAATAGAGTACTCTATATATAATGAAGATGTTTTTAGAGTAAATCTTCATGCTTTGATAAGTAACAATATGGATAGAAAAAATGGCATGAAAGTTTACAGAGGTTCTCGCAGAGGACAATAAATGAGGTGGTGCTTGTCCCCCGTGGTAACATACAAAAGATTAAAATCACGCAAAAGTAGGCGTGACAGTTCCCCTAGTAATTATGTATGTAATAATGAAACAGATACGAAAGTGAATAAAGTAATGTAGGTAGTAGATCCCTAGACATAAATTTAACGAGCTATGAAAGACTTTAAAAGCATAGTGGATTTACCAATGTTCTGATAAGACAAAGAAACATCCTTTTGACGCTTACAAAGATGTTACAGTAATAGGCATAAGAGTGGAGGAAGCAACAGATAACTGTTAACTATTGATTAGGAAGGAAAATATTGTGAGACGTCGTAGAAGAAGAAATAGAAAATTATTGTATGCATTACAAATATCTTGGATTGTACTTGCTATTACAGCAACGATTGTAATAATAACACAAAGTAGTAAGTGGTTTGGAAATGGAGATAACGCGGAAGTGAATGCGGCAGGTACCATTGATAATAATGGAGAGCCAAATGGACCAACGGACCAAGATTCCTCCGGTGATATACATACCGGTACACCAACACCAGAAGTCACGATTACCCCTACAGTTTCACCAGAGGGAAGTGGTAATCAGGCAGAAGGAGATGGTACTGGGCAGGTTACTCCAAGTATAACACCTGGTGTGGGAGATAATGATGAGACTACGAACCAAGGAGAAACAACAACTCCTGTGGATAACGATGACTCTAGTGCATCTACCAGTAACTCTGATCGTGTAATTGATCCAGATAAGCCAATGGTTGCGTTAACATTTGATGATGGCCCATATCCACCGGTAACAAAGAGAATTCTAGAAACATTAGAAAAAAACGATGCAAGAGCTACCTTTTTTGTTATGGGAAATCGTGTGGATACCTATGGTGATACATTAAAGCTGGTTCATGATGCAGGAAACCAAATCGGTAACCATTCTTACAGCCATAAGGATTTAACAAAGCTTGATCAAAAAGGTATTGAACACGAAGTGGATTATTCCAACGAGTTAATTAATGAAAAGGCAAATGTAGGAGATGCATATCTTCGTCCTCCTTATGGAGCTAAAAGTGAAAAAGTATCTCAGTATGTCAAAGTACCTATGATTGCATGGTGCGTAGATACGTTAGACTGGCAATCAAGAGACAAGAATAAAGTATTTGAAGAGGTTAAGAGAAGTGTAAGTGACGGTGCCATTGTTCTTATGCATGATTTATATCCTTCCACTGCAGATGCAATTGAATTAATAGTTCCATGGTTAGTTAAACAGGGATATCAAGTTGTAACCGTTGAAGAAATGTTTAAAGCCAAAGGAATTGAGTTAGAACCAGGTAAGATTTATTACAATGCAAAATAATTTCTTAGAAATAGTAGCTATATGCTAAGAGTAAAATAAGGATAAGTCGATAGATTTTAGTAGAACATATTTGTTTCACTAAATCGATCGTCTTATCCTTTTTGTTCCGAAAAGCCAAAAAGATTATGTTGTAATAAGATTTCGAGTAAATTATAATAATAGAAGAGAACAAAAAGATAAATGAAAAATATAAGTAACTAAGTTAAGAAACCGCAGGTATTCCTTACCCAAAAACCATAGGGAGAGGATATGTGCGGTATACTGTGTTTGAAATAATTATATAGGATAAGGAAAAGTTGCGAAGCATACTTATTCTTGCTTACGAGGTAAATTAGCTTTTGCTAATTCATCTTGCACTCGAAATGGTACACGATTAGATAGATTAGAATAGATTATAATTTTAGTTTGCACGAAAAGCAGCGCAGAAATGAGGAATAACATGTATATCATTATAGGTTTAGGAAATCCAACAAGGGAATATGAGGCAACAAGACACAACATAGGGTTTGATGCTATAACGCGATTAGCGGATGATAATAATATTTCACTTGATACAAAAAAGCATAAAGCAATCTGCGGGAAGGGAATGATTGGTGGAGAAAAAGTAATCTTGGCAAAACCGCAGACCTATATGAATTTAAGTGGAGAAAGTGTTAGGGAATTAATAGATTTTTATAAAGTTACAAAGGAAGAGATCATTGTAATTTATGATGACATCAGTTTGGATGTAGGTCAGCTCCGAATTCGAACCAAAGGAAGTGCTGGTGGTCATAATGGAATTAAGAATATCATTGCTCATTTAGGTTCCGACGAATTTTGTCGCATTAAAATTGGGGTTGGTGATAAACCAAAAAATTGGGATTTAGCGGATTATGTATTGGCACGTTTCCCAAAAGAAGAAGAGCCTGCGATAAGAGAAGCATTAGAAAAAGTTTCGAAGGCGTGTGAGACTATCCTTAGAGATGGAGCAAAAGTAGCGATGAATCTTTTTAATAAAAAAGAGATAAACACATAAAGGAAATAACGCTAAAAGCAGCGCAGAAATGAGGTAAAACATGAAAACATTTACTGCACCCTTGCAGGAATATCGGGAGTTTCAAGTAATTGAGCAAAGCATTCAAAAAAATCAATTTCCACTCTTAATAACAGGATGTATCGATTCGCAGAAATGTCACCTGATACATGCGCTTTCTGAGGGGATTGTATGCAAGCTTGTGATTACTTATAATGATATAAAAGCGAAAGAAATCTATGAAGATTTAAAGCTTTATGATCGCAATGTGTATTTATATCCCGCTAAGGATATTATTTTTTACAGTGCGGACATCCATGGGAATGCCATAGTCAGAGAACGTATGAGAATTCTGAAGAATCTTCTAGAACGAAAACCAATGACGGTAGTGGCAACAATTGATGGAGGTATGGATAAGTTATTACCACTTGATTATCTTTCGGATAAAATTATATGTATTAAAGAAGATTCCACAATTGAAATTGAATGCTTAAGTGAAAAGCTAATTCACCTTGGCTATGAACGTCAGGGACAAGTGGAAAATCCGGGTGAATTTGCCATCCGTGGAGGAATTATAGATATCTATCCATTGACTGAGGAAGCTCCTTACCGTATCGAGTTATGGGGGGACGAGGTAGACTCTATTCGTACCTTTGATGTTGGTAGCCAACGCTCTATTGAAAGAGTTAGTACAGCAGTTATCTATCCAGCTTCTGAAATTATTTTAGAGCCAGAGGCACTTAAAAATGGACTTCATAAGTTAAATATAGAACAAAAAGAGTATGTTGGTAAGTTACGAGGAGAGCTAAAAACCGAGGAAGCTGCGAGGATTCATCAGATTGTAGAGGAGTTTAAGGAAAATCTTGAATGCTTACAAGGTTCTTTAAATCTTGATAGTTATATTCGTTTCTTTTATGATAAAACATGTTCTTTCTTTGATTACTTTGCCAATGATAGCTCTATTATATTTGCGGATGAACCAAACCGTCTGGCAGAAAAAGGCGAAGCTGTATTTACCGAGTTTTCAGAGAGTATGGTAGGACGTATTGAAAAAGGATATATCTTACCAAGCCAAATGGATGTTATCTATGACTATAAGGAATTGTTAGCAAACCTAAGTCGAAGAAACAGTGTATTAATAAGTACGATGGACCATAAGGTAATGCAACTTGCAGCAAAAAAGAAAGTGGATATTACCGTTAAAAGTGTGAATCCGTATAATAATAACTTTGAAATTCTAATAAAAGATTTACAAAACTGGAAGAGAAACGGTTATCGTGTGATTTTACTCTCTGGCTCCAGAACCAGAGCAGCGAGACTTGCACAGGATTTAAGAGATAATGAATTGCCTGCTATCTATAGTGAGGATGTAGATAGAATACCGGTAAAGGGCGAAATTGTGGTAATGCACGGCAGTGTTCACCGTGGATTTGAGTATCCGTTAATTAAGCTTGTTATTATCTCAGAAAGCGATATCTTTGGTGCTGAAAAAAAGAAGAAAAAGAAAAAGCCTAGTTATGAAGGTAAGCAGATACAAAGCTTTACCGATTTAAATATAGGTGATTATGTCGTACACGAAAATCATGGGTTAGGAATTTATCGTGGTATCGAAAAAATCGAAGTGGATAAAGTAAGCAAAGATTATATTAAATTAGAGTATGGTGGTGGCGGAGTACTCTACATCCTAGCGACTGGTTTAGATGTTATTCAAAAGTATGCCGGTGCAGATGCGAGAAAGCCAAAACTGAATAAATTAAACTCAGTAGAGTGGAAGAATACAAAAGCCAAAGTAAAGGGAGCAGTAAAAGAAATAGCGAAAGAACTAGTAGAGCTCTATGCGACCAGGCAGGCGAAGGCAGGTCATTCTTTTTGTGAGGATACGGTTTGGCAAAGGGAATTCGAAGAGATGTTCCCATATGAAGAAACAGATGATCAGCTAAGGGCGATTGATGACACCAAACGGGATATGGAAAGTAAAAAAATTATGGATCGTTTGATTTGTGGTGACGTTGGCTATGGAAAGACAGAAATAGCAATTCGTGCAGCATTTAAAGCAATTTCGGATGGAAAACAAGTTGTATTCTTAGTACCAACAACGATATTAGCGCAGCAGCATTATAATACATTTAGCCAGAGAATGATGAATTTCCCAATTAGTGTTGATATGTTATGTCGTTTTAAAACTCCAGCGCAGCAGAAAAAAACATTAGAGAATTTAAAAAAGGGACAACTTGATATCTTGATTGGAACCCATAGAGTTTTATCAAAAGATATTCAGTTTAAAAATCTAGGACTTTTGATTATTGATGAGGAGCAGCGTTTTGGTGTTACTCATAAAGAAAAAATCAAACAGATGAAAGGCGATATCGATGTTCTCACTCTTACCGCCACTCCGATTCCAAGAACCCTTCATATGAGCTTAGTTGGAATCAGAGATATGAGCGTTTTGGAAGAGCCACCGGTTGACCGTTTGCCGATACAGACCTTTGTCTTAGAGCATAATGATGAAATTATAAGAGAGGCAATCAACCGAGAATTAGCAAGAGGCGGTCAAGTTTATTATGTACACAACCGT is a window of Lachnoclostridium phytofermentans ISDg DNA encoding:
- a CDS encoding polysaccharide deacetylase family protein — encoded protein: MRRRRRRNRKLLYALQISWIVLAITATIVIITQSSKWFGNGDNAEVNAAGTIDNNGEPNGPTDQDSSGDIHTGTPTPEVTITPTVSPEGSGNQAEGDGTGQVTPSITPGVGDNDETTNQGETTTPVDNDDSSASTSNSDRVIDPDKPMVALTFDDGPYPPVTKRILETLEKNDARATFFVMGNRVDTYGDTLKLVHDAGNQIGNHSYSHKDLTKLDQKGIEHEVDYSNELINEKANVGDAYLRPPYGAKSEKVSQYVKVPMIAWCVDTLDWQSRDKNKVFEEVKRSVSDGAIVLMHDLYPSTADAIELIVPWLVKQGYQVVTVEEMFKAKGIELEPGKIYYNAK
- the pth gene encoding aminoacyl-tRNA hydrolase; amino-acid sequence: MYIIIGLGNPTREYEATRHNIGFDAITRLADDNNISLDTKKHKAICGKGMIGGEKVILAKPQTYMNLSGESVRELIDFYKVTKEEIIVIYDDISLDVGQLRIRTKGSAGGHNGIKNIIAHLGSDEFCRIKIGVGDKPKNWDLADYVLARFPKEEEPAIREALEKVSKACETILRDGAKVAMNLFNKKEINT
- the spoVG gene encoding septation regulator SpoVG; translation: MQITDVRVRRVSKEGKMKAVVSITLDNEFVVHDIKVIEGEKGLFIAMPSRKAGDGEYRDIAHPINSITRDKIQSIILEKYELAALEGNIEEAE
- the mfd gene encoding transcription-repair coupling factor — encoded protein: MKTFTAPLQEYREFQVIEQSIQKNQFPLLITGCIDSQKCHLIHALSEGIVCKLVITYNDIKAKEIYEDLKLYDRNVYLYPAKDIIFYSADIHGNAIVRERMRILKNLLERKPMTVVATIDGGMDKLLPLDYLSDKIICIKEDSTIEIECLSEKLIHLGYERQGQVENPGEFAIRGGIIDIYPLTEEAPYRIELWGDEVDSIRTFDVGSQRSIERVSTAVIYPASEIILEPEALKNGLHKLNIEQKEYVGKLRGELKTEEAARIHQIVEEFKENLECLQGSLNLDSYIRFFYDKTCSFFDYFANDSSIIFADEPNRLAEKGEAVFTEFSESMVGRIEKGYILPSQMDVIYDYKELLANLSRRNSVLISTMDHKVMQLAAKKKVDITVKSVNPYNNNFEILIKDLQNWKRNGYRVILLSGSRTRAARLAQDLRDNELPAIYSEDVDRIPVKGEIVVMHGSVHRGFEYPLIKLVIISESDIFGAEKKKKKKKPSYEGKQIQSFTDLNIGDYVVHENHGLGIYRGIEKIEVDKVSKDYIKLEYGGGGVLYILATGLDVIQKYAGADARKPKLNKLNSVEWKNTKAKVKGAVKEIAKELVELYATRQAKAGHSFCEDTVWQREFEEMFPYEETDDQLRAIDDTKRDMESKKIMDRLICGDVGYGKTEIAIRAAFKAISDGKQVVFLVPTTILAQQHYNTFSQRMMNFPISVDMLCRFKTPAQQKKTLENLKKGQLDILIGTHRVLSKDIQFKNLGLLIIDEEQRFGVTHKEKIKQMKGDIDVLTLTATPIPRTLHMSLVGIRDMSVLEEPPVDRLPIQTFVLEHNDEIIREAINRELARGGQVYYVHNRVNGLDEITNTIARLVPDANVAFAHGQMHEHQLEKIMFEFINGEIDVLVSTTIIETGLDISNVNTMIIDNADQLGLSQLYQLRGRVGRSNRTSFAFLMYKRDKLLKEVAEKRLQAIKEFTELGSGFKIAMRDLEIRGAGNLLGAQQSGHMEAVGYDLYCKMLNDAVKGLKGEISDEDTFDTSIDMDMDAFIPSTYIKNEMQKLDMYKRIAGIENEEEFMDMQEEMLDRFGDIPTSVNNLLNIALLKSMAHQVYVSNLVQKGTEVKLSMYPKAKIKVEMIPELLLKVGNNLKMIPGATPFFTYHMANVIKNPKVGTIDTLAVFESVKNLLLEFQILV